In Prosthecobacter dejongeii, the DNA window AATCGCAAGATCTTTGATGATCTGGGGGTTTGGCCAAAGATCGAGGCCGCCGGCTTCATGGTGAAACGCGGAGCCCAGTTTCTCATGGGCAGCGGCTCACACAAGGTGCGGCTGGACTTTTCAAAGGGCTCCTTCACCGAATATCCCCAGTCTGTGCAGGTGGAGAGGTCCAAATTCGATGACCTTTTGCTGCAGCACTCGCGTGAGTGCGGTGCCGTGGTGAGCGAGGAGAGCCTGGTACTGGAGCATGCGGTGAGCGAAGGCCACGTGACCGTCAAATATCGCACGGCCGATGGCAGCGAGCATGAGGTGACGGCCAAAATGATGATGGATGCCAGCGGCCTGACCAACTTCACCGGCAACCGAGAGTCTCTGCGCGAATATTACTCCGGACACAAAAAGATCGCCATCTTCGGCCACTTTGAAAACCTGGACATGCCCCAGGGCGACGAATATGGTGACATCCTCATTGTTAGGCGCGAAAACTCCTGGTTTTGGATGATCCCCCTGGAGAACAACAAAACCAGTGTTGGTCTAGTAATGGATCGAGAAGACTACAGGGTGCTGAACCAAAAGCCTGAAGCAGTCTATACCGATGCCGTGAAAAACACGCCCGTCGTTCAGCAACGCTTTTTGAATGCCATTTCTAAAACTCCACTGAACGTGGTGACAGATTTTTCGTATCGCAATGACCGCTTGGTATCACACCGCGTCGTACGGATTGGCGATGCCTCTGGATTCATCGACCCCATCTTTTCCAGTGGCGTGCTGCTAGCCATGACCAGCGGTCAGCAAGGTGCCCAGGTCGTGCATGAAGCCCTGACTCAAGGTCAGTCGATGACCTCAGGCATGAAGCGCTACGAAAAAGACAACCGCCGCCGCATCGCCCAATACTGGGAATTCATCGAGAATTTCTACAGGCTCCACTTCGCCCAGATCTTCTTCCAGCCGCATCCGCGCCTGAAGATGTTGTGCTCCATCAATGCCGTACTGGCAGGCTGCACGCGCCTGCCCTTCGCCGCATGGTGGCGACTACGGCTGTTTTTCTTCCTGGCCTGGCTGAACAAACGCATCCCAGTGACGGCTCGCATCGAGGTCCAATGACCGCGCAGAATCAGCGACGCGGCGCCCAGTCGTACCCGATGTAACGATCCTCAAAACTTCCATCTTGATGACAGGTGATGTGGACGAAGCCTTCAGGATTGCCATGGACGGGTCCTTTCCACCACATGCCGCTAACGGCCCCACCTTGCAAGTATGTCACTTGGTCGAATTGAATGCGTTCGGAGATGTGCCCATGACCGCTGAGCACCAGCCGCAGATTGTAAGCTGCCAGTAATTTCCGAAACTCACGCACGTTCCCGACCAAAGCTCCAAGGCCTAACGTAATCTGCGGTCCTTGAATCACCTGATGCCAGACACTGTAAAAAGGAATGTGCGTAACAAGGGTGATAGGTGTTTGCCGTCCCACCTTTTCCAGATCGCCTTGTAGCCAAGCAAGCTGCGCATCATCAATCCAGCCCTTGTACCCGCCATCCTCCCCCAGAGCGATGCTGTCGAGCAGGATGAAATGCCACCCACCGTGGTCAAAGCTGCGATAAGTCCTGCCCGTGCCATAACGGTCTGCAAAGAGCTTCTTGCCGTAGTCGGCATGGTCGTTTTTCAGAACCGACTTGGGGGACCACCCACACACATCGTGATTGCCAATGGTGTGATAGGCTGTCGGCTGCAAAGTCTTCATGACCTCATCCCACAGCTCCCACTGCCGGTGAAGCCGCGCTTCTCCCACAGCCAGAGCATCCATGATCAGATCCCCTCCCGTCACGACAAAGGCAGGTTTCATTTCATTCACCTTCGCGAAGCACTGCTTTACCCCCTCCACAGCACCCAGCTCGGGCTGGATGTGAGGATCTGTGAGAAAAACAAACTCAAAGGAGGATGGCCGGGGTGAAGCCAAAGAGGAAGCCGAAGCACCAATCACAGGCGCGGCCAATGCAGTTCCTAGAAAGTGGCGTCGAGAAAGGCTGGGCATGCGAATGGAAAACACAGTCCAGGTCACTCTCTTGCAGCCCGAAGATAAGTTTTTAAAAGGCTAAACCTCTCGAGCTGAGCAGAACGCAAAAAAGCGGGCTGAAGGTTGCCCTCCAGCCCGCTTTAGATGGAGAAGCTTTCTCCTGTTTATTCAGCACCGCCTGTTTCCACAGGCTTGCCGCCTTCTTTGAAGCAATACAGGTGAGTGTGAGTGGCGACGTAGAGGCAGCCATTGGCAGCTACCAGACCGCCTAGCAGCGGGGATGGAAATTCGATGGTCTTCAGCTCCTTGAGCTCCTTGCCTTCGGCCAGGATGAACAATTCGCCTTCTTCGTTGCCAATGTAAACCTTACCATCTGCGACGAGCGGGCTCGCCCAGATATGGCCCTTGGTATCGAACTTCCAGTACTCCTTGCCCGTCTTAGCATCCAGGCAGAACAGGCGACCTGTGTAATCGGCGATGTACACCAGACCATCTTTGACGGCGCAGGTGGAGATGGAGCGCTCGATCCCTTTGAAGGTCCAAAGAGCTTTACCGGAAAGATCACCCGTGCCTTTAGGGTCAATGCAGCTCAGCATGCCCACGCCTTCACCGTGCTCAGGGTCCTGACCAATGGCGACGTAAACGAGCCCGTCATACACCACAGGAGTTCCAATGATCTCGCTCGGGCCGTCGTATTCCACGTACTTGATCGGCTCACCTGCATCGTTTTTGCGATACTCAGGCGGGTTTGCATCATAGCGCCAGTATTCCTTGAGGATGTCAAAATCATCCTTCTTCTCGGTCTCTGGAGCCATTGAGTAAACCCAGCCGTCCCCCGCAGCAAAGACGATCTGTGGCTTGCCATTGACCTCCGTGTAGGTCGGGCTGGACCAGGAGCAATGCAGCACGCGCTCACTGGCCACATGATCCATCTCCCCCATGAGAGTGCCATCGTTGGCATTCAGCATGATGAAGCTGGGGGACTGAGGGGAAGGAATGTTGGTGTGCGTCCAGTCCACGCCGTTGCAGGTTGGGGCGAAGAGCTTATCCCCGATAACCAGAGGATAACCAGCCGTGGCATTGTGCTGGAAGACTCCCAGTTCCTTGTACATGTCATAGACCCAAATGATGTCAGCATCTTGTGGACCAGGCTCCACCGGTGTCAGCTTGCCATCTTTGTCTGGCACAGCCATGAACTGGGCCTCTTCCTTCATGCCATCGTTGCCATTGGCCATGCCTTCGACATCCAGGCAAATGATCTGGCAGCGGTTGCCAGGAACGTAAGCTCGATTGCCGACGATGGTGGGGCTAGCGCAAATGCCCAGATACTCCCAGTCATTCACCTTGCCGCTGCCCATTTTAGGAGAAACAAGCTGCCAAAGGAACTTGCCCGTCTTTTCTTCAAAGCACATCACGATGCCGCGATCACCAATGTTTTTCGGGTCACGTGGAGTCTCGTTGTTCGTTCCCACATAGACTTTGCCATTGGCAATGATGGGCGTGCCATAGGTCTGGGAGCCCAGCTTGGCCACCCAGAGGCAGTTCTTGGTGGTGCTCATGTCCACATCTTCCGCACCTGGCCCTTTGTTGGCCTCTTCTGCATTCGGACGCAGGCGGCCCGCAATCTTCGGCGCGGCCTTAGGACCGAACTTTTTCCCAGGTTCGAATTCCAGGGGCAGTCCTTTTTCTTCGGACACCATGTTGCGGCTCTTGCCGCCGCCCCATTCGGACCAGTCGGCAGCCTGAAGGGCAGAAGCGCTCAACAGCGCCAGGAGGAGGGTGGGTTTTAGCTTCATGGAAAGGGTAGAGACAGGAGGGAAAGTTACTTGTTCGGAGTGATGCTCAGATTGTCCAAAAACACACGCTTTTGGTTCATCTGACTAAAACCAAAAATTCCGGGGCTGCCCTGGGTGTGAGCTTTGGCCACTTTGGCCTCCACAGTCCAGGCTTCAGGCTCGGGCTGGCCTTTTTCCCACACCTTGCCTCGCACCACACCACTGCCGTCAGCATTCACATCCACCCGGGTCTTCAGGGTGTACCAGGTATTGGCAGAGACTTTAAAGTTTCCTTCCACCTTCAAACGCTCAGGGTTGGAGCTGATTTCCAGCTTGTTGGCATTGCCACGCAGACAGATGAGATAGCGCTGGTTGATAAAACCAATGTCAGACTTTAGACGGGCGCTACCTTCCGTACGCACATCTGCCTGCATGGTGTAATTGGACAGGTGGGAAGGCGCGACGAAGACTGTGCCGCGCTGGAAAAGCAGACGGTCAAAGGTCTTAGCAAACACCTTGTTTCCTTCGAGCTCGCGAACGTCGAACTTGAAGCGCGCACCGATCCAGGGCAGCGGCGGGTAGGAAAACTTCACGCCTTCGGCAGGCTGATCTTGGTCCAGCTTATAGGCCTCAAAATCTTCCGTCAGAGGCAGGTTTTTCAGCGCACGACCACGGATGGTTCCGAAGCTGCCATCTGCGGCTGTGGCCTTGAAGGCCCCGGCACTTTCCTTGGCATCCACGGCCACCACCAGCTCGCCAGCATCGTTGAACTTGGCATCCATGGAGGCTTTTACCTTGGCTGTCGGCGGGATAAAGGATTCCCACTTCACGCCTTTGACGTCTTCGCTGACGACAAAGCCATTCGCATCCACGCTGCGGATGCGGAAGGCCTGCTTGCTGCCGTTCATGATGACAACTTCAGCCGGGATGATCTGCAAGGCGGCAGGTTTACCCGCTTTCGGGATTTCTACCACCGGGGCTGCATCCAACTTGATGCCGCTGTTAGGAATCGGGAAGCTGTAGAGCTTTTCCGTCGTGGTGACGTAAACCACACCATCACAAATGGAGGGGGCTCCCAGGCACTGGCCATCGAGTTTGATCTCTTGGACAATTTCCGCATCCGTCTCGCCCGGCTTCACCACCACCAGCTTGCCTTCCATCATCGGACAATAAAGAAGGCCGTCAGCATAGACAGCCGAGGAGTGCAGGTTGGCATTGCTGAGCTTTTTCTTCCACAGCTCCTTACCGGTTTCGATATTGATGCAGTAAAGCTCGCCACCATCAGTGAGCTGATAAAGCATGTCACCCACCACGACGGGGGAGCTGCTCGTTGCCCCCAGTGGCAGACGCCACAGCTCCGCATCGGCTAGGACAGTGCCTTCCGGGGTGGTCGACGCAGTGAGTGTTTCAGGCAGCTTGATGGCTACCATGCGGCCTTTTTCAGAGCTATCAATGTTCTCGTCACCGTGGATGGCGATGAGTTTATTTCCCTTGTGAAGCACCACCGAAGCATTGACCCCGTTTTTGCAAATGGGCATCTTCCAGTAGGCTTTGCCACTGCGGGCATTCACGCAGACGATATGCCCGCAACCAGTGGTGTAATACATCACACGTTTGCCATCGCGGGTCTCCAGTACAGGGGTGGAGAAGGAGCTATCCACAGGCGGACTCACGCCCGGAAGCGCCCACCACACCAGTTCCCCCGTTTTTTTATCAAAAGCATAAGCGCGATCAGCCGCAGGACCATCGGCACCCCAATTGGAGAAAATGAAGTGAGTGATGACCAGATCTCCTTCGATGACAGGACTTCCCACACGAGCATTCGGGAAGGTCATGCGGCCGAAATCCTCCATCAGAGGGATTTCAAAGACCTTTTTCCCATCCATCTCATAGCATACAAACACGCCAGCATTGCTGACCAGGTAGATGCGCTTCGTCTCTGGGTCCACTGTCGGAGCACCGATGGAGTAACGATTGTAAATGGAATCACTCAGGTAGTCGGAGATTTCCACTTCCCAGAGCTTCTTTCCAGTCTTGGCGTCTAGCACGGTCAAGAGCTCAATCAAATCACTCGTTTCACCACGATAGCCCCAAAGAATCACCTTCCCGTCCACAATGACAGGCGTGCCGCGACTGCGCGCATCGTAAGTCCAGGCGGCTGTTTCGGGCAATTTGCCTGCACCCGTGTAATGTTCCAAACTCACGCCGTTTTGGAGGGGGCCGCGCCAGTTGGACCAATCATTGGCCTGGAGCGAAAAAGTCAGCAGGGACGCAGCAAGTGCGGACCACGAGGCAGTGCGATGAATGCGGGGGATAACCATGTGAAAAATTCCTGGCTGGGGGTGGGCCGCCAAAGTCAGCGCGTCCGGCACATCTTCAATCAGTTTCGCTGACGGAAGTCTGCCGGGCCACAAACCGACAGGTAGGGCGGGAGGAAGAAACGACTCAAGGTTAACGCATCTTTCCAGGGAAAGGATCCCTTTGAGAGGGGATAAACCCCGCCTTTCTTATTGCACTTATTCACATGAACAGTCATTTATACACAGGACTGTCAAGCGCCTTTCTTCTAAAATTATCAGATTTTTCGCACAAAAGCAGATGTCAAAAATGAGAAAACCTCACGTTTTTGCAAAAAACAACCCCTTGGGTTGACGGGAAGGGTAAAACTTTTTAACCTTACGGCGTCTGTCGAAGCCTTGCGCTTGGCAGGCCACGATGTTGCAGCTTCCTCAGCTAAGACTTTCGTGCCAAACGATCCTCACTGTTGTTGGTTGCTGGATCGCAAACCAGACCCTCCGGCTCCGCATGCCGGAGGGTCTCTTTGTTTCAGGTCATCACTCGAAGATGGAGTGGCCTTCTTTAAAAACACAGGATGTCTCCCATGCATCCTGATTCACGCATCAAACGTGACCTCAGGATACAAGCGCGCGAGTGTGCATGAGAGACAATCGGTAACGAGTGGCAAAGCCGACTTGGAAAGAGCATCAGGCATCCCACCCTTCTCCACGCCCTCTTTCCAAAGACGATCCACACCATCGCCATGTTCATCCAGCACTTGCTCCACCACTTGATTCCAATGAGCAGGCTCCACACACTCCTGCCATTCACCACGACCACGACCAAAGTGAGCCACGGCGAGGTAAGTCAGCATGGCTAAACGCACCTGTTCACGGAAGTGCTCTCGTGACCAATGCAGTCGTTGATCACCACCTCGCACGAGATTGTAGCTCTTGATCAAGGCATACGCACCGAGACCCGCGGCTAAGCCGCCAAGAAGGGCCCCACCGCCGAACGTCATGCCACCCATCTTCAAGTCTGCTATGAGCCCGCCCATGGCCCCACCTGCCACACTGCCCACCACGCTCCAGATGGCTTCGGGCACAGGCTGAGGTGAATGAAACTGATCCTTGGCTAAGGCCCCCAGGGCGCGAGCGGACTCCCCTTCTAGACCATGCAGGCGGATGAGTGCATTCGTCGTGGCTGTGATGCGGTCTGCCAACTGTGTGGCTAGTTTTTCTCTAGCCTCTTGATACTCCTTATTGAGGTCGGTTCGGCCTATGCCCACTCGCTCCAGCAATGTTTCATTGCGCACAGCCACACCATCTAATACCGCCGCAGTGAGCAGCTCGGACAGCACCCGGCAGGACTGGCGAAAGACGTCCACATTCCGCTCATGCCAGGCACGCTTCAGGTGCTTGAAGGCATCGGCCTTACGTTCAGCTAACAAGGGAGCGAGCGACTCCATCAGCCGATCTTCCTGCACCCAGCAGCGGGCGAACGCATCCATGCGCAGAACATCCCGGACAAAGACATAACCTTTCAGATGTTCACGCCAGGCGGTCATCTCCGCTTCATCGGTTTCTTGCGATTCCAGGGGACCTGTTTGATTCAGCAAAACCATCACCGGTTTACCCGTCCAACCTAAAATCTCCATCTCTGGGGCAATATATGCAGCGACTTCGGGAGGCTCGGTAGCATTGACGAGGTAAAGCACCACATCGGCTTCATCACGCACGTTTTTCAGCGCCTGCTGGCTGCACCACAGAGGCTTATCGGTGAGGCGATCCCATGTTTGAGATAGGAACCATAACACCGGATTACGCTCGCGTTGCAGCCGCTTTAATAAGCGCGCACTATCGCCAAAGCCTGGAGTGTCCCACAGCCGTAGCAGACGTGCGTCTTCTTCTAACAAAGTGTAGGACTCATTAAAGAGGGTGACGTGGGCGGCATCTCGCACCTCTCCCACATCCCGACGCAGCAGGGTACGGGCAAGTGTGGTCTTCCCCGCATTCGTGTGCGAGATGAGACTGAGGGTGACGATATCCGAGGCGGGCGGAGTGATGCCTGGAGGGGGTGGCATGATGACGGGAGATGTGAACCCACTCCGACCACCTTCGCAACAAAAGCGATGAGTTCTTTTATCACAAAACGCAATCACATGTCAGAAAAAGACAGTGAAAGGGTCTCTTCAGTCTCAGCATGCAGACCCGAGCGTGCGTGCAAAACCTGTCCCAGGTTGCCCAGGGCTACCTGACCCAGCAACTGTAAATCCACCCTTCACCAGGATTCTCGCCCTGCAAGAAACCAGAAACCCTGGCCAGCTTTCACCACGCCCACTCAGCCTTTGGCTGCGGGCGTGGTGAGGACACCGTCTCGTAAGACCTCAAGGAGCAGGGAGCAGGGTGAATGGCCCTGCATCTTTAGGACCTATGACATGCCCGTAAAAGCCAGGGGCAAATCCACCACTTGAACGCGAGGGGATCAAAATTCCTCTCACTGGGTAGATGTTTTTATTCGTCGCACCATTAGGAATCGCCACATCCAACCCATCTGCGATGCCCGTCACCATCCCCGTTTTGACATCCACTTTGACGAAGTAACGAGTGAGGTTAAGCCCCAGCGGTTCAAGCAGATTGTCCGTCGTCAGAGTCAAGTTCGTGGGAATGTTCACCCCATCCGCCTGCGTGTTACCATTCACCGCACCAGCATTGCCATTGAAAGCAGCGTCCACCCGATTTCCCGCAGGTGGCACAAAGTAGTCACGACCACCGATCCGCATTGCATGGGACTCACAGCCTAGAGACAGATACTTAGCCCCTAATTTTGCCGCTGGTTGACGGAAAAAATCCGCCTTTCCCGCCAGCACCGTTTCCACCCGACCCGAAAAAATGCTAAAGTTCGAAAGCAGGCTGGCCGTCGCAGTGAGCTGGCTCTTCGTCCCACCCATGTAGCTGTGGTGGCAAAAACTCCCGTTGTTGGTTAGCGTCTGGTCCGGTCCATTGCTGTCATTGAGCAGGCGAGTGGAAAAAACAAAAGGCGTCCCTTCTCCTAACCACCCTTTGCCCGTGCAAAGCCCTGTCGGGCTGATGGTGAGTTTGCAGATGCTGTATCCAAAACCTACATCATCATCGATCACATAATTGTACATCCCCGTGCGCGGACAAGGAGACACCTTGGTGAAAACAGGAGCTAGGCTGGCAAAAGTCACGACAGACTTATCTCCCACGCTAGCAAGGAGACCCGCCCGGGGTTTCAAACTGCCATTGCCAGTCACCTCCAGTTGCATGACCACATTCACGGGCAACTGGCCCAAACGAGGTACTGAAACGGATACAGCCAAACTTGGCGATACCGCAGAGACAAAGGGATAGGTTTTCATCCCCATCATCAATTTGCCACTCACCGCACCTTTGTCCGTTAAGGTGAAGATGACCTTGCCGTAGTCTTCCATCGTGGGGTCTTGAAAGTCCACACTCACTGCCAGCGCAGACTCGAAGGAAACCGACTGGAATTGAATCAGAGGAGTCAGCAAGAACTGAATGTCCCTCTCGGCAAAGGTATCTACCACAAAGTAGTAGGGGGTGCCCTTGGTCACAGCCAGTCGCAGTTTAGCGCGAGTCGTGCCTTCGTTATCATCATTCTTGGCTACCAGTGTCAGCTTCGTCAGGGCAGTACCGCGATAAACGGCCAGGCTGGTATCCCCTGCACTGCCTGTGGTATCGGCTTGCATGTAACCATTGAAGTCGGGCGTGTAACGATACCACACCGTACGCATGGGCAGCACGCCAAAACGACGGTGCCCCGGCTCCCCTGCCTCCACCGTCGCTTCGACGGTCGTGCTAATGGAGGTAACACCCAAAATCGGAACAGTGGCAGCGGCAAAGTTATCATTGACCGGGGGCACCGCCAATGCTGGACGGCCCAAGCAGATGAGCGCGAGAGCGCCTAAGATAAGAGAAGAGATTTTCATGAAGTGGAATGAGTCCACTCCTCCTCTACGGCACTCTGGATCTGAGGTGGCGCGAGGCAGAAAAAAATCTACGGCTCAGGAGAAGACGCTACTGGCAGCAGCAGAACCTGCCCGGTTTCGGGGGCTGCTTCAGCCTCGCAGAGGCCCACCGCTAACCACCGTCCATCAGGGGAAAAACGCAGTGCCTCAGTTGTCTTTTCGAGTCGCAGATAAAACACCTCTCGCCGCGTATCCATCCGCCAAAAACGCAGCCCTAGCCCAATTTCTGAAGACACCAACGTTTGCCCATCGGGTGAAAAAGCCACGCCAGAAACCTCTTCGATGTGACCTCTCAGCACCGCCTTGAGCTGCCCTTGGGGCAGATGCCGCAAGTGGATATGACCATTGATACCCGCAGTCGCCATCCACTCGCCATCGGGAGAAAACGCAATATCACGTGCCCAATGCGGATCATTGGAAAAACGCTGGGTCCGATTTGTCTTAAAATCATGCAGAGCCAGCTCCTGCCATGAAGCGACCGCAAAGTAGCGCCCATCTGGCGACAGCTTCGCGGCTTTGACCTCGGACTCACCTGACAAAGGCTGCGTAAGTAGCTGGGGTACAACTTCCCGCCGGCCACTTTGGATCTCGAGCCTCACCACATGGCCTGGGACCTGAAGGCTATAAAAATACGCTCCATTGTAACTGAATCCTGTTTTGAGAAAAGTGCTTCCTGCAGCCCCCAACGACCATGAAAGCTCGCCATCTTCTCGGCTCAAAACCCCCTTATTGCGATTCCAGCCCCATAGCTGACCTTGATCATCATAACCAACCGATGGGGCGGGCAGCACTAACTTTTTCGAGGCTTCCTTGAGAAAGCTTTGTTGCATCGTTTGTTGGCCTTGAGCCAAACAAATCGCTTTTGAATCTGGGGTAAAGATCAAAGGCTCATAACGCGAGTGGGCGTAACGAGCCAGGGCCGCCAGGCGATCCCCGGCCAAGGGAAAACCAAAGACTTTCAGAACGCCATCCTTATCCCCTGTAGCCAAGTATTGGCCTTGGGGATGCAGGGCTGCACACCAGATTTCATTTTCATGTGCAGCAGAGAGCTGTGCGACCTCTCGCCCGTCTTTCCAAGCGCGAATCGAGCGGTCAGAGGAGGTCGTGATCTGCATTTGCGAGTCGGCTGAAAACGTCACCGACCAAGGCCTTAAGGAATGCCCCTTTAAAGACGGCAGCCGCTCTGCACCAGGCATGGAAAATCGAATCACGTCTGCCCCACCTTGAAATAAGGACACAGCCAAGCTCAGACCATCAGGCGCAAATTGCAGTGACCAAACCGGGCCTGGCGTGGGTAGCAGTCGAGGAGGCTCATGATCGTTTTTCAAGTTCACTAACCAAAGACCGCTTTCCATGTCAGCACGCCCCACATGGGGTCTGGAAAAAGCCAACCGATCTCCCTCACGAGATAACGCCAGAACTCGCCCTGGCTGAGGCAGCGTTTTCCATGGGGAGGGAGCCCCTTCGCCCAACTTCCAAAGAGTGATTTCACCCGCCGGCTCATAATAAAAAGGCCCTCGTGAACTCACTGCGAGTAAACCTGCTTGTTTGGCCAGCGAGAACTGTACGCCTTTGATCTCCCAAATCGGTTGGTCCTGCCCGAGCTTGCGCAGACGAATGACACCATTTGATTCGGCACATATAAATGACTCTTCATCCAGCCATTTCACCTGATTCAATCGCGGCTTACCGGGAGCCAAAATCTGCTGTTCCATTTTCAGCCGCCCGGCTTTATCCAGACGCCACAACTTTAGGGATCCCTCATGGGCACCACTCAGCAGCCATTGACCACTCGGGCTCCAGTCCAGCGTGGTGAGAATATGGCCATGAGCTGAAATAGAAAACAACTCCTGCGGGTTCATCAAATGCTGTAGCAAGTGCCATTCGGGGCCGCGTAAATCACGCTCACCTAATTCCGGCACAGAATCCCGAAGAAGGCTGCGCGCTTGAGCAGGCAACCCCGCATTCATCGCCCCTGCCGCTGCTGCAATGTTGCTAGAATAAAGCTCCACACGCCGAGCTTCGGCCTCCCGCGCTGCGTGCTGCCAACCAAGGACGGAGCCCAAGGTGCCAGCAATGATCGCTAGAACCAAAGCGACACTTAATGCCGCTAAAACAGGCTGTCTTTGCGCCCGACGAAAAACTCGCGCCCAGGTGCTAACGGGCCGCGCGAGGATGGAATCGCCTCGAAGAAAACGATCTAGCTCATCCGCCACTTCCTGCGCACTGGCATAACGAGAAGCAGGTTTTTTTTCTAAACAGCGCAGGCAAATGGTCTGCAAATCCAGCGGGATCGAAGGAT includes these proteins:
- a CDS encoding WD40 repeat domain-containing serine/threonine protein kinase translates to MSIVLDSPSTSCPDCGAILPAGSGALLCPVCVLLEDAEELPPLPSYTLLGEIARGGMGVVYRARQERLRRVVAVKILPGAAFSSQEFRQRFQREAETAASLNHPNIVAIHEIGELLGQPFIAMELVEGLSLGERLQRDRLTPEFSAHIIRQVARAVAHAHERGVIHRDLKPSNILLRDEMEPMLTDFGLARFTQTGHTLTRSAQSLGSPGYLPPERVGLHEGSPAMAEDVYGLGAVLYHCLTGRPPFVADSVAALLAATEMQEPVAPRLLNPSIPLDLQTICLRCLEKKPASRYASAQEVADELDRFLRGDSILARPVSTWARVFRRAQRQPVLAALSVALVLAIIAGTLGSVLGWQHAAREAEARRVELYSSNIAAAAGAMNAGLPAQARSLLRDSVPELGERDLRGPEWHLLQHLMNPQELFSISAHGHILTTLDWSPSGQWLLSGAHEGSLKLWRLDKAGRLKMEQQILAPGKPRLNQVKWLDEESFICAESNGVIRLRKLGQDQPIWEIKGVQFSLAKQAGLLAVSSRGPFYYEPAGEITLWKLGEGAPSPWKTLPQPGRVLALSREGDRLAFSRPHVGRADMESGLWLVNLKNDHEPPRLLPTPGPVWSLQFAPDGLSLAVSLFQGGADVIRFSMPGAERLPSLKGHSLRPWSVTFSADSQMQITTSSDRSIRAWKDGREVAQLSAAHENEIWCAALHPQGQYLATGDKDGVLKVFGFPLAGDRLAALARYAHSRYEPLIFTPDSKAICLAQGQQTMQQSFLKEASKKLVLPAPSVGYDDQGQLWGWNRNKGVLSREDGELSWSLGAAGSTFLKTGFSYNGAYFYSLQVPGHVVRLEIQSGRREVVPQLLTQPLSGESEVKAAKLSPDGRYFAVASWQELALHDFKTNRTQRFSNDPHWARDIAFSPDGEWMATAGINGHIHLRHLPQGQLKAVLRGHIEEVSGVAFSPDGQTLVSSEIGLGLRFWRMDTRREVFYLRLEKTTEALRFSPDGRWLAVGLCEAEAAPETGQVLLLPVASSPEP